From the Polyangiaceae bacterium genome, the window GAGTTGCTGCGACGGAACCTGCAAGGTGTAGGCTCCGCCGGTGGCCATCAGCGTCTTCGAGCTGTTCAGCATTGGGATCGGTCCTTCGAGCTCTCACACCGTGGGTCCGATGCGCGCCGCGCGTCGCTTCACCAAGGGGCTCGAGCGGGATGGCTTGCTCTCCCAAGTGACGCGGGTGAAGACCGAGCTCTTCGGTTCCCTCGGGCACACCGGAAAGGGACACGGCTCCGACTCAGCGGTGGTGATGGGGCTGCTCGGTGAGCGACCGGAGACCCTCGAACCCGATGCCGTGCCGCGCGCTCTTGCGGCGATTCAAGCGTCGGGCGAGCTAGCGCTGCTTGGTAGCCATGCTGTCAAGTTTCGCGCGGAAACGGACCTCGTGTTCCACCGTCGGGAGCGGCTGCCAGTGCATCCGAACGGCATGCGCTTCTGCGTGTTCGACGCGGCTGGAGCGGAGCTCAGGCGCCGCGAGTTCTACTCCGTAGGCGGTGGTTTCGTGGTCGGCGCTGATGTGGATGAAGACACCCCGCTGGTCGAGGTGGAAGACGGCGCCTTGCCTCATGCCTTCACCTCGGGGGATCAGCTCCTCGAGCTGTGCAAGGAGACCGGTTTCTCGATCAGCACGCTGATGCTCGAGAACGAGAAGGTGTGGCACAGCGAGGAACAGATCCGAGAAGGCTTGCTCCAGCGCTGGGCGGTGATGCAGGCGTGCGTGAAGCGAGGGTGTGAGCGCGAAGGGATCTTGCCTGGTGGCCTCAAGGTGCGTCGCCGTGCGGCAACGATCTTTCGCCGCCTGAAGCAGGACGCGCGCAGCGATCGTGATCCGCTCCTGGTGATGGACTGGGTGAATCTCTTTGCCCTCGCGGTGAATGAGGAGAACGCGGCCGGCGGACGCGTCGTCACAGCGCCGACCAATGGCGCTGCGGGCATCGTGCCTGCGGTGCTCCACTACTACACTCGCTTCTGCCCCAACGCCGACGAAGACGGCGTCGTGCGCTTCCTGCTCGCGGCAGGCGC encodes:
- a CDS encoding L-serine ammonia-lyase; its protein translation is MAISVFELFSIGIGPSSSHTVGPMRAARRFTKGLERDGLLSQVTRVKTELFGSLGHTGKGHGSDSAVVMGLLGERPETLEPDAVPRALAAIQASGELALLGSHAVKFRAETDLVFHRRERLPVHPNGMRFCVFDAAGAELRRREFYSVGGGFVVGADVDEDTPLVEVEDGALPHAFTSGDQLLELCKETGFSISTLMLENEKVWHSEEQIREGLLQRWAVMQACVKRGCEREGILPGGLKVRRRAATIFRRLKQDARSDRDPLLVMDWVNLFALAVNEENAAGGRVVTAPTNGAAGIVPAVLHYYTRFCPNADEDGVVRFLLAAGAIGMLYKLNASISGAEVGCQGEVGVACSMAAGGLTEALGGTPLQVENAAEIGMEHNLGLTCDPVGGLVQVPCIERNAMGAIKAINASRLALQGDGQHSISLDKVIATMRATGADMKTKYKETARGGLAVNIIEC